DNA from Daucus carota subsp. sativus chromosome 1, DH1 v3.0, whole genome shotgun sequence:
AAGTCGCGGTAGTGCCATATCCACCAACAAAGAGTACTATTTACAGTTGTAATGGTAGAATTGGCGACTGTATAGATCAATCAGAAGAAATGATGTTGGATTCCGAGGCCAGTAAAAATGTGCTAGCTCTAGAACAGAAGTTTATTGTGTATAAGTTTTTCGATAAGGAACATGTACCTTGCAGTCAACGTGGCCAGTCCTATTATAGTTGCCATACCTTCAAGCAGCGGAATTCTCGAGTGTGATGCAGTTGCAGTATATATTtgtatcataaaaaaatttgtatttctTCTTCTCCTCTGTAATTTTTGTACAGCATTGATGTCAATGATAGATAAAATCTTAGAACCATGCCATTATCATCAAAATCTACATTTGAGGCCTTTACAATCTAGTTACCAAATTTCATTGCCGACTTTATAGAACATGTTCAGCAGAATCAGCACGCAGAATATAAAGCTTAATAACTTCTGCACATTAGATCTGTTATGGATACTTCAATATGCACTCTCAGTTCTCTTTTACACGTAgtataaagtataaatttttatgtggtaaaagaaaattcaaaaaataatgatcagaattatttttttatgcatctgaaattacagaaaaaagtcaaaaaaacatGTAAGAGGGAATAGGTGGAGTACATTTctcgttgcatatatgtgtatttgaTGTTAAGGAGCTTAAAATAAGGCAAACACAAAAGCTAGAACATGGATGATTTAAATCCATAAGAACACAGTTAAAACTAGAGCAACTTAGCCATTAACACAACACACAAGTTTTTAATGTTAGCTCAATGTTGATTGACACGCTCATATTGATGAATTTTGAGGGCCACTGGTGTTTCAGGTAAGAATTCAGGAAGGTTGACATACATTTAAAATAAGCAGCGAATAAACAACAATATCAAGCATGTTGTGTTATATTATTTTGGCTCACTCGGGTAGCGTCAGACATGACACATATTCGAGTATCAtactcaaaatttaaaatttggagACACCGTCCTATTTCTTGAACACAGAGAACGGGGACACAACATAACACATTAATATGTAACCATGATAAGTAgatttcttaataaaaataacTATGAATTCTGATTAAACACaattttataagaaattttGTAAATCAGGGATCTCTTCAActtgtttttttacttttatttctttctttttgcttttaTTTTTGCAGATTTGTGTTATATATTCAACTTATATGTGAGTTTTTAAGTCGGTTCACATTTCAATCAAAGAATCCGATATGAATCAGTGTCGTGTCCATGTCGGACACAGCACGACTACCTAACCTTCTTgctaatatttgtatattttcagCTTGTTGAGTGCTAACTCAAGGTCCGGTCTCAGAGACTGAAACCCTCGTGAGAATTACATTTGTAATACTATGTTGccaatatttttacaaattcagGAAAAAAGAAGGGAAAATAGATATAAGAGGTCAGTTTACAATGACAAGAAAACATATTTACCAACCGTTGATTGTTCTTGGTAATAATGGAAGGACATGAGCCAAACAGCTTCATTAACATGCAATTCATCGACAAACAAGGAGCAACAACGGTGGCAGATAAATTTTCCCAAATGAGAATTAAAATGAACAGGCAATAATGAGTGTTGTCTGCAAACCACAGAAATATCTGCTCCAAATAGACTGTCAATTTTTAGCACACCCTTCCCCATATCATTCTTTCACCGATCCTAAAATTCAGATAATTAAAAGAAGATCAATCTTCAATATAAACACATTCAGGCCATTCTCAAAATATGTCATCACCAAACAAGATGAG
Protein-coding regions in this window:
- the LOC108223988 gene encoding rapid alkalinization factor, with the translated sequence MKFPTLDHRMGALLRMILFLSLVITTNSSSRYKGIGWNKVAVVPYPPTKSTIYSCNGRIGDCIDQSEEMMLDSEASKNVLALEQKFIVYKFFDKEHVPCSQRGQSYYSCHTFKQRNSRV